Part of the Paenibacillus aurantius genome, CTTCCCATCCGTCTCGGTTCATCGGCTGGAACCCGGCCGCTCCGTAGCAGTGCCAATCCACGGTACTAGCCTCCTCGAGGGTGATCTCAAACCAATCCAGCATCCACTGGGAGGTCAGGAGCAGGTGCCGGTCCATCACACAGCCCGGGTAGGCGTCCTTCGACCGGATGTGCAGGTAAGTTCCGTCCTCCATCTGCTCATACCTTACGCACTCTCCCGTGTGGGGAGCCTGGGAAGCGCCGTTGACCGAAACAGTATTATGGCTTGCCGTTTCGGCGTACCATTCCCGGCGCAGAGCCGATCCATAGGGTACCATGCCGAGTTCCGGCGTAAGCTTCCCCTTGGCATGGCTTAAGCTGATATGCAGCTTGTCATAATGTCCATGCGAGCCGCCATGGGGACCGAAATCGGCCAGTATGGAGATCGGAGAACCCGGATAACGAAGAACAGCAAATCCCGACTCCTTCAGAAGGAGACCCTCCCTAGCGGCATCCGGAGCAGCCGACAAATCCACGGCCCCCGTTCCGAACAGGAGAGCTTCCAGACCTCTCTGCCGGCGGGTGCCGTACAGGTCTTGGTAGACCGCGCCAAGCACACTACCACAAGACGTCATTCCATAGCGGGCCAGGCCGATTTCCATCACTTCCGCGATTTCTCTTGAATAAGGAACCCGCCGGTAAGGCCCGTCGTGCAGGGCGGGCAGATCCCCCTGGTCGTCCGCTAGACCTATTAGAACCTCGAGCATGGAACGGAACGATTGTCTTTCGGAGCCAGCGGCTTCATAGAGGTTCCGGCCCAGCTTTTCCGCCATCTCCGCGGCAATCAGATAGGCGCGCAGGACGAACACATGATAATAGGTTGCTCCTTCGAATTCAAAGCCATCAGCTTTTACCCCGATGCTGAGGTGATGCACGATGCCGCCTTCCCCTTCCACAAGGGCGTCCAGCTTCTTTCTATCGCCTCGAATGGAATAAATACAGGACAAAGCGGCGTTCAGCCAGGCGGTGTAATTGTTCTCCGGGTTGCGTTTCTCTTCGATCAGAATCCGTCTGTATTGAACCATGCTTTCTTCCAGCAGGGAGAAAAAACGATCCAGCACGGGCGCGTCGTCCTCAAAAGAAACCCCTTCCTCCTGCAGAAGCCCATAAGCCCTCAGAAGCGTCGTGGCCCATACGGCTTCCGTCAACGCCTGGTGAAAGGCACGCCCCTTCAGCATCCACGACTGGGCATCGGGATGAACGGGATAATGGGGGAACTGGCCGGCATAGCGGACGATCAGGTCCCGGCTGAGCTCCCCGTAACGCTTCTCCCGCGTTGCCGCGTAGACCGCCGCCGCTTGAAGAGCAAACCGGGCCAGCGACTGATGCTTAAATACCAGCCAGGCCCCCCGGTAAGGCTCCCCGGTCAGCCGGCAGCCATGAGGGCAGAGGAAAGCTTCCGCCTGCCGCTCATAAGGATCAAACAGCAGTTCGGTATGGTGGGACGGGCACACATACTGGTGCCACCAGCCCCCCGGCTCAACCGGGATGGAATAGCCGTTCCGCACCAGCCGGTCCAGCTCCTCCCTCAGCTCCTGCAAGGCTTCTTCGGCCCATTGATACCGCTTAACCTTATCGCAGATTTTCATCGCATGAACATGCCTCCGTTGACCTCAATCGTCTCGCCGGTCAAATACGAGGCAAGATCGGAGGCCAGGTAAACGACGGCTCCTGCCACATCGTCCGGATGGCCCTCTCTTCCGAGGGGTATGCCGTTAATCGTGGCCTGCCGGGCGGCATCCGGGGTAAAGGTGGAGTGAAAGGCGGTATTTCCGATGAAGCCCGGAGAAACGCAGTTCACGGTGATGCCGTCTCCCGCCACCTCCTTGGCGAGGCCTTTCGAGTAGGCGATCACCGCCGCCTTGCCTGCCGCATAGAGGGCGGCGCCCGCTCCCCCGCCGTTATGGGCCGCCACGGAGGTCATGTTGATGATCCTTCCTCCGCCCTTCGCTTTCATTCCGGCCAGCACCGCCTTGGTGACAAATGCGGTGCTCTTCAGATTAACGTCCATCACCCGGGTATAATGCTCTTCGGTCATTTCGGCGTTCGGCACCCTCTTGATCAGGTGGCCGGCATTGTTCACCAGAATGTCCACCGACCCTCCGAGGCGTTCCCGTATGCCCTCGATCATAGCCTCGATCTGGTCCGGCTTCGTCACATCGGCCTGGAAGACGGCCGCCTCTCCGCCGGCTCGACGGATCTCCTCGGCAACCTCCTCCGCCTGGACCATGCTCGTCAGGCCGTTCACCGCCACCTTGGCTCCCGCTTTGGCCAGCATGAGGGCGCAAGCCCTGCCTATCCCTCCGCTGGAGCCCGTCACCAGGGCAATTCGTCCTGTAAAATCAATTGCGATCATGCTAATTTCCTCCTTGACAGAATTTGCTCCGGCATCGTCATCGTCATTCGCGTTCCCTGTCCTTCCTTGCTCTCCAAGGACAGGCCGTACTGCTCGCCGAAAACAAGCTGAATGCGCCGGTGCACGTTCATCAGCCCGATGCCGCCCCGATGATAAACCGTGTCGGAGGGGGGCTCGGCGAGCCGGTTCTGGCTGAGCCGGTCCTGCAGGTTCCGGAGACGCTCCGGAGCCATTCCCGCTCCATTGTCCTCCACCATGACCTGAAAGCATCCGTCCTTCGTTCTTGCGTCGATCCGGATATAATGCCCTTCCTCGATTCCATCGGGAAAGGCATGCTGAAAAGCATTTTCCACGAGCGGCTGAAGGGTCAGCCGGACGCATTTTTCCAAGAGCAGCTTCGGCGGAATTGCCACATCCAGCTCAAACTCCCGGCCGATCCGATGTTTCAGGATAATGAGATAGTTCCGGATATGATTCAATTCGTTGGCAATGGTGATCTGCTCGAGGTTGGTCTGGATGGAGTACCGGAGCATGAAAGCCATCGCTTCCACCATTTCCGAAATTTCGTTCGAGTGCTGGACAATCGCATATCCGTTTACCGTAGCGAGTGTATTGTACAGAAAATGCGGATTGATCTGCAGCTGCAGCGCCTGGAATTCCGCCTGCTGCCGCTCCAGCTCCGTTTCCTGGAGAACCAGGGCCGCCTTCTGATTGGCAAGCTCCGCTTCATACACCTTCTCGATCATCTGGGAGAGCCGGGTGACCATGACGTTGTAGCTGTGCACCAGCCCTCCGATCTCGTCGCTCCGCTCCACTTCCTCGATCCGGCTCCAGTTGCCTTTCTCCGTCTCCCGCATGCCTTCCTTCAGCCGGCGGATCGGGGCCACGATCGAATCCCCGAACCGGTAAGCGAGCCAGAGGGCGGCGCCCAGCGTCAGAAGGCCGACGGTGAACGTAGTCGTCCTTATGGTAAGAACAGGTGCCCTTAGCTCCTGAACCGGCATGGATACCGTCAAGCGCCAGCCGGATTCCCCGGAGGAGCGGGTCACGAACAACCGCTTCTCCCCGTCGGCCTTCTCGACGAAGCTCCCGTCCCCTTCCATCAGCTTCGTACGGATATCCTCCTCCGGAAAGGATCCGATCCGGCTGTCGTCCGGATGATACACATAACGCCCGTCGGCATCCAGAATGAAGAAGTAGCCGTTCTCCCCAAGGTCCATATGCTGCCAGATCCTCGACAGCTCCTGCAC contains:
- a CDS encoding SDR family NAD(P)-dependent oxidoreductase, which encodes MAIDFTGRIALVTGSSGGIGRACALMLAKAGAKVAVNGLTSMVQAEEVAEEIRRAGGEAAVFQADVTKPDQIEAMIEGIRERLGGSVDILVNNAGHLIKRVPNAEMTEEHYTRVMDVNLKSTAFVTKAVLAGMKAKGGGRIINMTSVAAHNGGGAGAALYAAGKAAVIAYSKGLAKEVAGDGITVNCVSPGFIGNTAFHSTFTPDAARQATINGIPLGREGHPDDVAGAVVYLASDLASYLTGETIEVNGGMFMR
- a CDS encoding heparinase II/III domain-containing protein, whose protein sequence is MKICDKVKRYQWAEEALQELREELDRLVRNGYSIPVEPGGWWHQYVCPSHHTELLFDPYERQAEAFLCPHGCRLTGEPYRGAWLVFKHQSLARFALQAAAVYAATREKRYGELSRDLIVRYAGQFPHYPVHPDAQSWMLKGRAFHQALTEAVWATTLLRAYGLLQEEGVSFEDDAPVLDRFFSLLEESMVQYRRILIEEKRNPENNYTAWLNAALSCIYSIRGDRKKLDALVEGEGGIVHHLSIGVKADGFEFEGATYYHVFVLRAYLIAAEMAEKLGRNLYEAAGSERQSFRSMLEVLIGLADDQGDLPALHDGPYRRVPYSREIAEVMEIGLARYGMTSCGSVLGAVYQDLYGTRRQRGLEALLFGTGAVDLSAAPDAAREGLLLKESGFAVLRYPGSPISILADFGPHGGSHGHYDKLHISLSHAKGKLTPELGMVPYGSALRREWYAETASHNTVSVNGASQAPHTGECVRYEQMEDGTYLHIRSKDAYPGCVMDRHLLLTSQWMLDWFEITLEEASTVDWHCYGAAGFQPMNRDGWEEGPAEDPAQLLAGMLGNPHIQPAGRVGGGASAASGGKWQSFRIPIASSGGKGTAGEIAMATLMFPDSILLAVKAPGTADNPARIAEGLLHRRCGASIRFITICCDGTTTPDLEWRESPGGEDPYVLIGTRGRTSTITLNREQGIGHSIRTEQEVGNHE